The Deltaproteobacteria bacterium genome includes a region encoding these proteins:
- a CDS encoding PAS domain S-box protein, whose protein sequence is MCGAVMFAVTVALCFILGLLREPNVVAIIGTLLAGLGILYVLLCMMIRRANRLIEQSREDLRLSQKKVQSQRLELLKRIGASALGEAGVEALLDAAAQDVRGLLELPRCVIRLFGNPDKLVENCAQGFPSSDPFFPWSLRPSDSRETYEKGSALVIDDIRQSPHHAEWKETAERVRLGAYIGVPLRVHEDLVGILYLDSDEPHAWTEDEIGTAEAVAKQISVAIRHTRLFEMQQELSSRLLSLMDNVPGVVYRGLRDWTLTLAGADIVRLTGHPAKDFLNRTVRWRDFIHPDDLEGVKQTFREAVGRGEKVLRVEYRIRHRDGNIRWLADRRQLVYDECGEFAYVDGLLLDITNRKKSEEALRLMQFAVDRAGDAAYWMGPDGRLIYVNDQACRVLGYTRDELLSMTIHQINPEFPEEKWAVHWEDLRKRQSYTIESRHRTKDDRIIPVEVTVNYLEFGGREYNCVSARDITKRVEAQEMSRFLESELLQSQKMEAIGSLAGGIAHDFNNLLTGILGYANLLKIKAKPGSEVLKAANVIQDAADRASQLTAQLLGFARRGKNLAVPVNIHRTIEDVANILERTMDRRIRILKIFTGDDVTILGDPTQMQQMFMNMAVNARDAMPEGGVLTFSTNIVRFDEAGTGSHAGLAQGNYARIDLSDTGKGIPAGNLEKIFDPFYTTKEQGKGTGLGLAMVFGIVKNHGGHVEVESKVGAGTHFRIFLPLAEGTGKSEAAALSQSGSVEAGRGRVLLIDDQETVREVCSAMLQTLGYMVSTATDGREGVEHYRRNGRDIDLVIIDMIMPNLGGRDCFREIKAINPGVRAILSTGFSLDGAVQEIIDEGISGFIQKPYRLEQLSRVVSKAMGRDN, encoded by the coding sequence ATGTGCGGCGCAGTAATGTTCGCCGTAACGGTCGCCTTATGTTTTATTCTCGGCCTGCTTCGTGAACCCAACGTCGTTGCTATCATCGGGACGCTCCTTGCCGGGTTAGGTATCCTGTATGTCCTCCTGTGCATGATGATCCGGCGGGCGAACCGACTCATCGAGCAGAGCCGGGAGGACCTGCGTCTCTCGCAAAAAAAGGTCCAGTCTCAAAGGCTCGAGCTACTCAAACGGATCGGCGCCTCCGCGCTCGGGGAAGCGGGTGTCGAAGCCCTGCTCGATGCGGCGGCGCAGGACGTCCGCGGATTGCTGGAGCTGCCGCGCTGCGTTATCCGTCTCTTCGGGAACCCCGACAAGCTCGTGGAAAATTGCGCTCAGGGGTTTCCTTCCTCCGATCCGTTCTTTCCCTGGTCCCTGCGTCCCTCCGATTCGCGGGAAACCTATGAAAAAGGATCGGCTCTCGTCATCGACGACATCCGGCAGTCGCCGCACCATGCGGAATGGAAAGAAACGGCCGAGCGTGTCCGCCTGGGTGCGTACATCGGCGTTCCGCTGAGGGTCCACGAAGACCTGGTCGGCATCCTGTATCTCGACAGCGACGAGCCCCATGCCTGGACCGAGGACGAAATAGGCACGGCGGAAGCGGTGGCGAAACAGATTTCCGTCGCGATCCGGCACACACGGCTGTTCGAAATGCAGCAGGAGCTGTCGAGCAGGTTGCTGTCCCTGATGGATAATGTGCCGGGTGTGGTGTATCGGGGATTGCGGGATTGGACCCTCACCCTCGCGGGGGCCGATATCGTCCGGCTTACCGGCCATCCGGCAAAAGATTTCCTGAACAGGACGGTCCGATGGCGCGACTTCATCCATCCGGACGACCTTGAAGGAGTCAAGCAAACCTTCCGGGAAGCCGTCGGCAGGGGCGAGAAGGTGCTCCGCGTCGAGTACAGGATCCGGCACAGGGACGGAAACATCCGGTGGCTTGCGGACCGCCGCCAGCTCGTCTACGACGAATGCGGGGAATTCGCCTACGTCGACGGACTTCTCCTGGACATCACGAACCGCAAGAAGTCCGAAGAGGCGCTACGGCTCATGCAGTTCGCCGTGGACCGGGCGGGCGACGCGGCATACTGGATGGGCCCCGACGGGCGCCTTATTTACGTCAACGATCAGGCATGCAGGGTCCTGGGGTACACGCGGGACGAGCTGCTTTCCATGACGATCCACCAGATAAATCCGGAATTCCCGGAGGAAAAGTGGGCGGTCCATTGGGAGGATCTGCGAAAAAGGCAGTCCTATACGATCGAGTCCCGCCACAGAACGAAGGACGACCGGATCATTCCGGTCGAGGTCACCGTCAATTACCTCGAATTCGGCGGAAGGGAATACAACTGCGTCTCCGCGCGGGACATCACGAAGCGCGTCGAGGCCCAGGAGATGAGCCGTTTTCTGGAATCGGAACTGCTGCAGTCCCAGAAAATGGAGGCGATCGGCAGCCTTGCAGGAGGCATCGCGCACGATTTCAACAACCTTCTGACGGGGATACTCGGCTACGCCAACCTGCTCAAGATCAAGGCAAAACCGGGGAGCGAAGTACTCAAGGCCGCCAACGTGATCCAGGATGCCGCCGACCGCGCTTCCCAGCTTACGGCGCAGCTCCTCGGGTTCGCGAGAAGGGGGAAGAACCTGGCCGTACCGGTGAACATCCATCGGACGATCGAGGACGTCGCGAACATCCTCGAGCGGACGATGGATCGGCGCATCAGGATTCTCAAAATCTTCACCGGGGACGACGTCACGATCCTCGGCGACCCGACGCAGATGCAGCAGATGTTCATGAACATGGCCGTCAACGCCCGCGACGCGATGCCGGAAGGCGGGGTCCTGACGTTTTCCACGAACATCGTCCGTTTCGACGAGGCGGGCACAGGAAGCCACGCGGGCCTCGCGCAGGGCAACTACGCAAGGATAGACCTTTCCGATACCGGCAAGGGGATCCCCGCGGGCAACCTCGAAAAGATTTTCGACCCGTTCTATACGACTAAGGAGCAGGGGAAAGGGACGGGACTGGGACTTGCGATGGTATTCGGCATCGTGAAGAACCACGGGGGGCACGTCGAGGTGGAGAGCAAGGTCGGCGCCGGCACACACTTCCGGATCTTCCTGCCGCTTGCCGAAGGAACCGGGAAGTCCGAAGCTGCAGCTCTTTCACAATCCGGAAGCGTGGAGGCAGGAAGGGGAAGGGTCCTGCTGATCGACGACCAGGAGACAGTCAGGGAAGTGTGCAGCGCGATGCTTCAGACGCTTGGCTACATGGTCAGCACGGCCACGGACGGCAGGGAAGGTGTGGAACACTACCGGAGAAACGGGCGCGATATCGATCTCGTCATCATCGACATGATCATGCCGAACCTGGGCGGGCGCGACTGCTTCCGGGAGATAAAGGCGATCAACCCAGGCGTGCGGGCAATTCTTTCCACCGGCTTCAGCCTGGACGGGGCCGTTCAGGAGATCATCGATGAAGGGATTTCGGGGTTCATCCAGAAACCCTACCGCCTGGAGCAGCTCTCCCGCGTCGTGTCGAAAGCCATGGGCAGGGACAACTGA
- a CDS encoding CvpA family protein, with protein sequence MNPLDLGIVALCVVLALFGLMRGFVRQAASLTGLVLGHILAVKYNGWAQKLLRLDFPHAGIVAYLIALLAVYIAVRLIGLLVERWVRASKLSGTDRFLGGLAGAVKGSLVSVLLVFVLVVLLPRDASLLKSSKLAPHALVAAGWLEKTFPERIRESFREKIGPGEARPPEKGGRSGTESVPADQSKKRSRK encoded by the coding sequence ATGAATCCGCTCGACCTCGGCATAGTTGCGTTGTGCGTCGTCCTCGCGCTCTTCGGCCTGATGCGAGGATTCGTCCGTCAGGCGGCCTCCCTTACGGGGCTCGTTCTCGGACACATTCTTGCCGTCAAATACAACGGGTGGGCGCAGAAGCTTCTACGTCTCGACTTTCCGCATGCCGGCATCGTCGCGTACCTCATCGCGCTCCTGGCCGTTTACATCGCCGTCCGGCTGATCGGTCTACTCGTGGAACGCTGGGTCCGCGCCAGCAAGCTGTCGGGCACGGACCGGTTCCTGGGGGGCCTGGCGGGCGCGGTAAAAGGGTCGCTTGTATCCGTACTGCTGGTCTTCGTGCTCGTCGTCCTGCTGCCGCGGGACGCTTCGCTTCTGAAAAGCTCGAAGCTGGCTCCCCACGCGCTGGTAGCCGCGGGGTGGCTGGAGAAGACATTTCCCGAAAGGATCCGCGAGTCGTTCCGCGAGAAGATCGGACCCGGGGAAGCGCGTCCGCCGGAGAAGGGCGGAAGGAGCGGAACGGAATCCGTCCCGGCGGATCAATCGAAGAAGCGGTCAAGGAAGTAG